GATGTAGAGAGAAAAAACTTGACGATCGGAATTTTactagaaaaacaaaaaaaaaaatatttacgattTTCAAAGAATTCTAAACTGAAATTTTCGGTTCCTATTGATTTGCGGACTCGAGATGTGATGAAAATTGCAAACATGATCCAGATAATTTcagacataattttttaacagtgTATCGTGACTCGTTAGGTTGCATTTTCGAGGAAAATTACTATATTTTTTGTATGTTCAGTTGTTTAACAacatgtaataaaaatttgatgggAAAATCTAGGAATTtggttgaaaaattctgtttaaTGGTTTAATTCTGTGTAAATTCTGTTTGTCTTTAACATATTCtcgtaaaaaaaactttaaaaaatcgtattcTAGAACTTTTACACAACGGAATaacataatttataataactaacattgaaagacaaatacCATATTTAACAGAATTTTATAACAATTACACTAGATTTTCTGTCAAATTTTTGTCAacgtaaataataattttattcattactaaataatttatcaactgATATTTAGTTTAGTGCGTAAACAACCATTACACcaataattttatgtaaaaataacaaattgttatttaaatcTCTTCGTATGTTTTGTATAAAGTAGCACTGCGCAAATTTTGCATGCTTCATATTTTATCTTTAATTTCAAAGAAAGAACAACAATCACTTTTTCACACGGAGCATGTGGTCTGATGTATGTGGCATTATTAATTTGCCGATTgacaggaaaattttttatacttGTGTGATGTTGgtcattgatatttttctcgtcTTCCTGTTCTAGTATTCGATTTGCTTCTTCATTCCAGTAtaaaagaaaatgtttttaactTTGTTCAAACCAGGACTAGACGGCAAGTGCGCGGCCTGACTTCAGGAAACAACAACCACATTCGATTATGAAGTGATAACATTGATAACCAGTATGCACCAATACCGTGATGAAATTAAGTgatttattgagaaaaattttcaggagCTACTCACTTGGCATAGTAAAGTttctgcaataaaaaataattctttctaaatgtgcaattttaatgaattttgcacgtatgaaataatttcagtgATTAACGTAGTGTTTTTTctaagaaattttatttgtgtTTTGTGCCATTTATGTTAAATTTTCCACAACTTCAGTTATTTTTCGAATAGTGTTTTCTAGAAAAAAGTCAATGGATTTTGACTTTTCTATAGAGATTCTTGGGCACAAATTTTCTAAGTTTTTTCAGCTGTTTTTCTTATTTGTTTCtcataataaaattcaagaaGAAAAACTCGGAAAATTTACGTAGACAGAATTGGGATAGAATTACTCGAAGAAAACACTacgtttttcatttgatttttttcacacgTCTCTTTCATGTCATAAATAGTTGGTAGATTAGGCTGAAAAGTATTTCACTAAAAGAACAATCGAATTCACATTATTATGGAGTTTGAGTGAAATCAGCGAATTGTACATATAGTTATATACAATagtataaataatatattacagAATCTCAGCTGAAGAAAATGACCAGTTCTCTTTTAGCTACCAATTACCAGTGTTGatagggatttttttcacgCAGTATAGGAAAGAGAGTGGACTCCTCTCAGAGTAGATCtctaaaaattgcaaaatgaaTAAGCTAATTAACaaacgaaattaaaaattctggtcTAATATTAATTTCGCCAATGTCAGAAAATGTTAACCGTATTTATATTTGTTGAATGTATACAATGTTTAACTTACTGAAGTGGCGTTTAGACTGAGACTTGCTCGTTCAGGAGGCATCGCATGATTGAAtgtcttttatttctcttcaatCTCATAGTTTATAGAtgtaataaattatattgCCGGAAATCTCAAATGCTCCTTTGAGATAATATGACTAATTAATGCAATATCATGGTGTGCTGTACTTTCATTCGCAAATACATAATaggatttattcaattaattacaccctctattttttcctgaatttattCTAAAATTGTGAACTTgaatttcattagaatttggTAAACTCTCTTTTGTAGCGTTTGACAAGAATCAACATATACTTCAGTTAACCcaagtgatttattttttataaattgtaCTGACTATTGATTCATCGAATTGTAAAGATCAATTGTTCACCCATTTCAAACTGTAAACTTGAATAAAAGTAGATGGAAAAATTACTACTGGGCTTATTATTTCTAGGAGGAAAAGATAAAAGCGCAATTTACATTCagcaaatttatttatgaaactttttttcacacaatggattatgaaatatcgaaatataatctacataatttattaaaagtgGATGCGGTCGAAATTCGTGGATATATTGTATTGAAGTTTAAATTTTCGGTATTTCTGAATGATTATTTTCTTATTGCCTACGACACCGCTGGGATATGCGCATGTCTTTCAATACAATTATGATGATTTTAATGACAGTAGATAGCTATATTCATCGTTGATATAAAACAAGCCAACACAGATCTACATTTGGTAGTAAAATTCCAATTAATGATGAGACTGAAGTtaacattaaaatattttgttacgAAGGATAAGGTCACAGAGCGTCACCAACTGgtgaatttttacataaatcgAGGCCTAAAATTggaatgagaaaatatataaaaaataatatgaattCATGAATCACGATGAATTGCCATTATCCTTACGTTAAGAATAAAGGGTATGCATATGATGATGAAAGATAATGCTATTTAAGCGCGCTCTCCACGAATTCGCCGAGCCAGCTGAATATCCTTGGGCATAATGGTGACACGTTTGGCATGAATTGCACACAAGTTGGTATCTTCGAATAGACCAACAAGGTAAGCTTCGGAGGCTTCCTGAAGTGCACCAATGGCTGCACTCTGGAAACGTAAATCTGTCTTGAAATCCTGTGCAATTTCACGAACCAATCGTTGGAAtggcaattttctaatgaGCAACTCGGTCGATTTCTGGTATCTCCTGATCTCACGAAGTGCTACTGTACCAGGCCTATAAACAAAAATTGGAAGTGGAATAATAGAACATTGGACAGGAGATGTGTAATGAGAAACATGGCAtatgtcaataaaaaattcggaCTCCATTATGTGTAATATCTACAGATAGATGAACAAAGATATGCTTTGGGAATTTTCATCGTCAATATCTTGATATGAAGTGAGGgcgaagaaagggggaacgcCCAAaagtcgataaaaattattaaaggactaatacaattgaataaaa
The DNA window shown above is from Diachasmimorpha longicaudata isolate KC_UGA_2023 chromosome 7, iyDiaLong2, whole genome shotgun sequence and carries:
- the LOC135164829 gene encoding histone H3.3A, encoding MARTKQTARKSTGGKAPRKQLATKAARKSAPSTGGVKKPHRYRPGTVALREIRRYQKSTELLIRKLPFQRLVREIAQDFKTDLRFQSAAIGALQEASEAYLVGLFEDTNLCAIHAKRVTIMPKDIQLARRIRGERA